AACGAAGAGATTCTGAATAAATTTACTAAAAAAATTCCTCTAGTGGTTGCGGCGGGTGGCGTAGTCACCAATAAAGAAGGGAAGGTTTTGTTTATTTATAGAAACAATAAATGGGATCTCCCTAAGGGAAAATTAGATAAAGGAGAAACATTAGAAGAATGTGCCTTACGAGAGGTTGAAGAGGAGACCGGTGTAAAAGGACTGAAAATTGAAAATATATTAATGACCACTTACCATATTTTTAAAAGAAATGGTGATTACAAACTCAAGGAAGTTCATTGGTATGCTATGAAAACAGCCTATAAGGGCGAACTGATTGGTCAAGCTGATGAGGGCATCGAAAAAGTACGTTGGAAAGGACCTAATAAAATAGCCAAAGCACTGGAGAACTCTTACACCAATATTAAAATTTTATTTGACGATTAGTTTTTTACTTCTTCCATGTAAATCGGATTCATTGATCGATACACAGGGTATTGTAAATGAGCAGGTTCGTAATGATCAGAATGCTCGTAAATAAAGGCTAATTGCGCATACCAATTGTTTTTAAAACTTTCATCGCTTACTTTTTTAAGCTCAAAGGCTTCTTTCAATAAGCTATTTTTTTGTAATAATTCTAAGGCAATATCTTCAAAAACGTAGGGCGAAAAACCTTCTTTCTGTTGCAATATGGTATCGAAAAAATTCCAATTAAAAAAAGAATCTATCGCTGAGGGTTCTAAGGTTTCTAGAAGGTATCTAATACCTGCTTGCTGAGTGGCTATAAAAATATCGCCTTGATGAAATTGTACTTTTTTGGTCGTTGTCGAAACTTTGGTGTCATAATGCAGATAATGGCCTTCATAGCTATTTTGTCGCGTTTTGAAATCCTCGATTTTATAGGACTCAACTTCTAAAATAGTATCTTTTAAAAAACGGGTGAATAGAATTTCATTTTTAGTAAGTAGGTCTATTATTTTATAGTTGCTTTTTTTTAAGAGATACCCACTAGGGATGCTTACATGCTGTGCTGGTTTAAAGTAATTTTGATAGGCTACTTTTTTTGTAAATGGTTTGTTTCTGTCATATTTAAGGCGAGGAAAGCCAGTTACTTCGCTTAGAATGGTGTCGGCTTCAAACCCTTTAAAATTTAAAGTACTTACTTGGGTAGTGTCTAATTCCCAAGCTAAAGGGTATTCTTTTAATTCTAATAGTTCCTGATGACTTTTTGCTCGTAATTCTTTGATGCGTTGCCCGTCGGTCTCTGTAATCGAAATCATTTGTTTCATGAGTTCATAGGTTCCTTCAACTCTATCTTTATAAGGTTTTAGCATATGCGTTTCTACCATCATGCCTAAGGTGTTCCATAAGGTAGTATAGCCCGTAGAATATCTCGGATGATCCATAAACTGCGAAAATCCGTCTTCAGGTACACTATTAAAAACATTGACATAAGGTGTGATGTCCCATTTTACGTCTAAAAGACCTTTTTCTAATTTAGGCATCAATTCTGTATGAAGGTATTCCCCTAAATCTAAACCTAATTTGTTGTGTTGGGTAAATAAGTGTGTCAATGTATATTGGTAGTCTGCACCATTACTTACATGGTTATCAATAAAAACATCTGGTTTTACTAAATGAAATATGGAAGCAAAGGTCTTAGCGTTTTTTGTATCTGACTTGATAAAATCTCTGTTCAAATCGTAATTTTGAGCGTTACCTCTAAACCCGTAAGATTCGGGTCCGTTTTGATTAGCTCTTGTCGCAGTATTTCTGTTTAATGCCCCGCCAACATTATAGATAGGTATGGTAGTTATCACCGTATTTTCTGGAGCATTTATTTTTTTTTCAGCCATATCCCTAAACAGTAACATGGTAGCGTCGATGCCATCACTTTCTCCAGGGTGAATACCATTATTAATAAGGATAATTGTTTTGTTTTCTCGAATTTTTTTAAAATTGAATTCGCTATCTAAGTTAAAAGTAACCAAGTGAAGTGGAAATCCGCTATCGGTTTCACCAATGGTCTGAATATTAATTTCAGGAAATTTTTTAGCTAGTTGAATATAGAAGTCAATAGTTTCGGTGTATGTAGCAGTTTCTTTCCCCTCTGAAATTTCGAATTGTGTGATATATGCTGTTGTTTCGTTTTCTTTTTTAGATTCGCAAGAAATGAAAAAGAGCAATAAAAAAAGGGCTTGAAAAAGTTTCATGGATTTTGAGATTTATCTTTTTTTAAAAGTCTAACTTTTAAATTGATTAAACTTAAAATAGGTTTAATTAATTTAAAAAGTAAATTAGACTCTTAAAATATGTAAGCTCAAAAATAATCAAAAATTAATGTCTTGTTATGAAGTGCTAGTTATTTTTAAAATTTCTTCTTTATTCAAAGGCTTTGTATTGTAGGTAAGTCTATGTTGCGTTTTGAGTTTATAGGTCATTGCTCTTTGTCTATCGCTGTTGCTTATCGATGAGGTAACAATGTTTATGGTGATCATTTTTTTTATGGGGAGTGCAATAATTACATCTAAAAATCCCCAGCCATCCATAACAGGCATATTTAAATCTAAAAATATAACATCAGGGAGCTCTTCGGGTTTGGTGATTTTTGATTTTATGAGCTGAATAGCGTCTTTACCATTTTTGAAAGAAGTAATATGATCGCAAATAACGACAGAGGATAATAATTTTTTAATTCCGAAAACAGTAATGGAATCGTCGTCGATTATAAATATGGATTTAATTACAATCATCTAGATAAATTTTAAAAGTGGTTCCTACCCCTAATTTACTTTCTATTTTAAATTTTCCATTCATTGCCTCTATTTGATTTTTTGCGATATATAAGCCTATTCCTCTAGAATTAGGCTGTTCATGAAAGGTTTTATACATCCCAAAAATCTTGTTTTTATTTTTATCCAAATCTATGCCAGAGCCATTGTCTTTAACTGTTATTACCACATAGTCGTCAATTTTTTCAGCACTTAAGCTTACTACATGAGGGCTATTTGATTTTGCAAATTTTATCGCATTTGAAATTACATTTTGTAAAATATTTTCAACGTAGGACGGAAGTCCTTGCACCGATACATCTGCCGGAATCAAATTATGTATTGTTGCATTTTTGGATTTAATGAGCTGCTTTAAATTTGTTAAAATAATTGTGGTGGTACGGCTTAAATTGATACTGTTTTTTTCTAAAACTTTAGTAGAATTAATAGCCACTACTTCATTTAAATTATCTAGGGTCTCTAATAAATTATCAGATGAATTCATAAGCATCTGAAGTAAGTTAGCTCTTTCTTCTTCATTTTTTTCTTTAATTAGAAAACCTAATAACATCGAAAAATTGGCTGTGTGGGATCTTAAATTGTGAGATATGATGTGAGCAAAATCTACTAATTTTTTATTTTGTAAATTACTGATGTTGACTAATCGCGTTAATTGTTCTTCTTTTTGTTTTATATGGCTTATATCTAAACTAAAGCCAATAATTCCTTTTACAGAATTATTTTCATCTGTTAGGGGTATTTTTGAAGTTAAGAATGTGGTCTTTTCTCCATTTAATTTGGTATTCGTTGTTTCAGCCCCTAAAATGGGAACTAAAGTTTTTATAATAGAAAGATCTTCTTCTCTTGAAACTTGAGCTACTTTTTTATCATAAAGTTCAAAATCGTCTTTTCCAATAATTTCATCATAGGGTTTGCCGATATAGTCACATTCTGCTTTGTTCACTACTATTTTGCGTGAGTTTACATCTTTAACAAACACATTAAGTGGTAAATGATCGATTAAAGTTTTAAGTAGTTGTTCGCTCTCTTTTGTTTTTTGCGCAGCTAATACCTCTTCAGTAATATCTTGGAAAGTTCCAATAATGCCCATTAACTTATTATTTTCGAATAATGGTTTGCCGGTTGCCATCACCCAAATGTCATTATTTTTAGCCGTTGTTAATTGTAATTTTTCTTTCCATGTTTCACCATTTTTAATACTTCGGTTTACGCATTCCGTTATTTTAAGTTGACTATCTCCAGGTTTGTAAAAATCGATGGCTGTTTTCATGTTTGGCTCAAAATCGAGAGGCACTTCATGAAGTATCTTCGTCATGTTATTCCAATACAATTCATCGGTTACCGCATTAAATTCCCAGCTTCCTATTTTAGCAATTTCGGCTTTTACGTCGACAAGGATTTTTAATTTACTTAACTCTTGCTGTACTTTTACAATTTCAGAAACATCCTCTACTTGAATAATAGCGCCAATAACATTTTCATCTTCGTCAAACCAAGGGCTTAACACCCATTCTAGCCAAAGTGTTTTACCATTAAAGAATAACGAATCTCTAGCAGGAGCAGTAGAGTACCCTAAAAAACATTTCTCAAAATCTCGTTTCCAAGAAGAGGCTAATGAGGGAAAGTTTTCTAAAATATTTGCAACAACAGCCTCCTTAAAAAAAGGACCGTAGTTCTCTTTCCAGCTATCGGAGGTATGTACAACCTCAAAATTTAACCCCACATATGAGGTAGGTTTTGGAAGCTGTTTAATAAGATAATGGCTATTTATTTTTATTTCGTTTTTCAAAATAGGTAATAAATTTCCTACTAAAGTAAAAAGTATTCCGGATACAAGGCTAGTATTGTTGTGTATTTGCTCAAATTAGTTGTCATAAGTAGACTTGACGACATTTTAAGCTGAATTTTAATTAGGAACATGATCAAACAAAGACTTATTTTGAGTCAAAATTGTATAATTTTGAGCTAAGAATAGTGGTAATAGAAGCTAATTACAACTCAAATTCTTACAGTATCTGGGACTAAACCGGTATAGTCTCCACCATTTTTTATCACGTCTCTGACAATCGATGAACTTATATACGATTTTCCAGAAGAGGTAAGTAAAAAAACTGTTTCGATTTCAGA
The sequence above is drawn from the Cellulophaga sp. Hel_I_12 genome and encodes:
- a CDS encoding NUDIX hydrolase, which encodes MYKVFVNEAQLILTNKLSDIANNKYFLLNQKSIKEAIHLLAKNKVAVAYIYHPNNEEILNKFTKKIPLVVAAGGVVTNKEGKVLFIYRNNKWDLPKGKLDKGETLEECALREVEEETGVKGLKIENILMTTYHIFKRNGDYKLKEVHWYAMKTAYKGELIGQADEGIEKVRWKGPNKIAKALENSYTNIKILFDD
- a CDS encoding M14 family metallopeptidase — protein: MKLFQALFLLLFFISCESKKENETTAYITQFEISEGKETATYTETIDFYIQLAKKFPEINIQTIGETDSGFPLHLVTFNLDSEFNFKKIRENKTIILINNGIHPGESDGIDATMLLFRDMAEKKINAPENTVITTIPIYNVGGALNRNTATRANQNGPESYGFRGNAQNYDLNRDFIKSDTKNAKTFASIFHLVKPDVFIDNHVSNGADYQYTLTHLFTQHNKLGLDLGEYLHTELMPKLEKGLLDVKWDITPYVNVFNSVPEDGFSQFMDHPRYSTGYTTLWNTLGMMVETHMLKPYKDRVEGTYELMKQMISITETDGQRIKELRAKSHQELLELKEYPLAWELDTTQVSTLNFKGFEADTILSEVTGFPRLKYDRNKPFTKKVAYQNYFKPAQHVSIPSGYLLKKSNYKIIDLLTKNEILFTRFLKDTILEVESYKIEDFKTRQNSYEGHYLHYDTKVSTTTKKVQFHQGDIFIATQQAGIRYLLETLEPSAIDSFFNWNFFDTILQQKEGFSPYVFEDIALELLQKNSLLKEAFELKKVSDESFKNNWYAQLAFIYEHSDHYEPAHLQYPVYRSMNPIYMEEVKN
- a CDS encoding two-component system response regulator — its product is MIVIKSIFIIDDDSITVFGIKKLLSSVVICDHITSFKNGKDAIQLIKSKITKPEELPDVIFLDLNMPVMDGWGFLDVIIALPIKKMITINIVTSSISNSDRQRAMTYKLKTQHRLTYNTKPLNKEEILKITSTS
- a CDS encoding PAS domain-containing sensor histidine kinase — translated: MKNEIKINSHYLIKQLPKPTSYVGLNFEVVHTSDSWKENYGPFFKEAVVANILENFPSLASSWKRDFEKCFLGYSTAPARDSLFFNGKTLWLEWVLSPWFDEDENVIGAIIQVEDVSEIVKVQQELSKLKILVDVKAEIAKIGSWEFNAVTDELYWNNMTKILHEVPLDFEPNMKTAIDFYKPGDSQLKITECVNRSIKNGETWKEKLQLTTAKNNDIWVMATGKPLFENNKLMGIIGTFQDITEEVLAAQKTKESEQLLKTLIDHLPLNVFVKDVNSRKIVVNKAECDYIGKPYDEIIGKDDFELYDKKVAQVSREEDLSIIKTLVPILGAETTNTKLNGEKTTFLTSKIPLTDENNSVKGIIGFSLDISHIKQKEEQLTRLVNISNLQNKKLVDFAHIISHNLRSHTANFSMLLGFLIKEKNEEERANLLQMLMNSSDNLLETLDNLNEVVAINSTKVLEKNSINLSRTTTIILTNLKQLIKSKNATIHNLIPADVSVQGLPSYVENILQNVISNAIKFAKSNSPHVVSLSAEKIDDYVVITVKDNGSGIDLDKNKNKIFGMYKTFHEQPNSRGIGLYIAKNQIEAMNGKFKIESKLGVGTTFKIYLDDCN